A genome region from Leptospiraceae bacterium includes the following:
- a CDS encoding type II toxin-antitoxin system HipA family toxin — translation MDKPHLLGMLNCIPGRGEEIFSFEYSSAWLESGFSQLLDPSLQLYKGAHYAPESQINFGMFLDSSPDRWGRLLIRRREAELARTEKRSLRKLKESDYLLGVFDLHRHGGLRFKLEDKGDFLDNQKDFATPPWTSLRELEHASLQLEKEGIEKSPQYGKWLRLLINPGTSLGGARPKASVVDKNEDLWIAKFPSRMDTENKGGWEAVSYKLATLCGIKTAPFKAQIFSGKHHTFLTKRFDRAAKGKRIHFASAMTMLQKKDGDDASSGVSYLEIVEFLIRFGAKPKEDLEELWKRIVFFICISNTDDHLRNHGFLLTSQGWILSPCYDMNPSDTGDGLKLNISEDDNSQTLDLALEVAPHFRLSQDKAKKLTKEICKQVKKWKQIAKEFKINSSEQNRMSIAFRVAGEN, via the coding sequence ATGGATAAGCCGCATTTACTTGGAATGCTCAATTGTATCCCCGGAAGAGGGGAAGAAATATTTTCCTTTGAGTATTCTTCCGCTTGGTTAGAAAGTGGATTTAGTCAGCTGCTAGATCCATCTTTGCAACTTTACAAGGGCGCGCACTATGCTCCTGAATCACAGATTAACTTTGGTATGTTTCTAGATTCATCGCCAGATAGATGGGGGAGACTCTTGATTCGCCGCAGAGAAGCGGAATTGGCAAGGACAGAAAAACGATCTCTACGAAAATTAAAAGAATCCGATTATCTATTAGGAGTCTTCGACTTACATAGGCATGGTGGACTTCGTTTTAAATTGGAGGACAAGGGAGATTTCTTGGATAACCAGAAAGATTTTGCAACTCCACCCTGGACAAGTCTTCGTGAATTAGAACATGCCAGTTTACAATTAGAAAAAGAAGGAATCGAGAAATCTCCACAATATGGGAAATGGTTACGCCTTCTTATCAATCCAGGAACATCACTCGGAGGTGCGAGACCCAAGGCGAGTGTAGTAGATAAAAATGAAGATCTCTGGATTGCAAAATTTCCAAGTCGTATGGATACGGAAAACAAAGGAGGCTGGGAAGCAGTTAGCTATAAACTGGCAACGTTATGCGGTATAAAGACTGCTCCTTTTAAAGCGCAAATTTTTTCAGGTAAACATCATACATTTCTCACTAAGAGATTTGATAGAGCGGCTAAAGGAAAACGCATTCATTTTGCTTCGGCAATGACCATGTTACAAAAGAAAGATGGAGATGATGCGAGTAGTGGCGTAAGTTATCTAGAGATTGTAGAATTTTTAATTCGATTTGGAGCAAAACCGAAAGAGGACTTGGAGGAACTTTGGAAACGAATTGTATTTTTTATTTGTATTTCGAATACTGATGACCATCTTAGAAATCATGGATTTTTACTCACCTCGCAAGGTTGGATACTTTCCCCTTGTTATGATATGAATCCATCGGATACCGGCGACGGACTGAAATTAAATATTTCAGAAGATGACAATTCGCAAACTCTCGATTTGGCGCTGGAAGTAGCACCGCATTTTAGATTGTCGCAAGACAAAGCAAAGAAACTCACAAAAGAAATTTGCAAACAAGTAAAAAAATGGAAACAAATCGCAAAAGAATTTAAAATTAATTCGAGTGAACAAAATCGGATGTCTATCGCTTTTCGAGTTGCTGGCGAGAACTAA
- a CDS encoding SRPBCC domain-containing protein — protein sequence MNEINTEITINAPKKIIWDILTDFSAYSQWNPFLINVIGSATPGGNVFFVAKSEGAIVPVFANIIEYEFEKKFSWGGPPFTWFKSIFGAEHFFIIEEISPAQCRFRNNERMEGVVADAAWTLIERSVPAYHTMNQALKKRAEAGNK from the coding sequence ATGAATGAAATCAATACAGAAATAACAATTAACGCTCCTAAAAAAATTATTTGGGATATCCTAACAGATTTTTCAGCCTACTCGCAGTGGAATCCATTTCTAATAAACGTTATTGGCTCAGCCACTCCAGGCGGTAACGTATTCTTCGTCGCAAAATCTGAAGGTGCCATTGTTCCGGTGTTTGCGAATATTATAGAATATGAATTCGAGAAAAAATTTAGCTGGGGCGGACCACCATTCACTTGGTTTAAAAGTATTTTTGGAGCAGAGCATTTTTTTATTATAGAAGAAATTAGCCCTGCACAATGCCGTTTCAGAAATAACGAAAGAATGGAAGGAGTGGTTGCAGACGCTGCTTGGACGTTAATAGAAAGAAGTGTTCCCGCGTATCATACAATGAATCAAGCCTTGAAGAAAAGAGCAGAAGCGGGTAATAAGTAG
- a CDS encoding group II intron reverse transcriptase domain-containing protein has translation MEMISSITNPFSIERIHSSYLKCRKGKKNSYNAIRFQTNLFSELRNLSESLLKKTYQPSRSICFYFEKPKLREVIAADFKDRVVHRLLVDILEPEYEKSFIKDSYACRKEKGTQAAVKRLKEFISSGTRKAKAPLYYLQLDIKGYFFEIDKVILMKILSKKVKDENILYLAKTIIEHDPTEKFVYKGKIPPRGTLPPHKTLFHPNKRKGLPIGNLTSQFFANLYLNELDQFVKRNLGVKSYLRYMDDFILLSDSKEELLEFREKIKNYLTDNLQLTQKESDKEPISIYKGIDFLGYFIKPRYTLIRRRVVANMKKALKESLPPKPRIKNEIQHINFFPDFGSWKRLQARVNSYLGHFKYANTAKLIENIKKCIRPFYPFLQIKNGSLQIFPKRPDRFRTLHSQIYAFRRLTPSTVLIVETGRFFNVYNLSQFDLSLLLNQKWLRRKYNRAMNEKDSRRQIIKHIGVHYKYLNKLIRFLQINFFTGIILKQMQKMKESILLRSVVYRWGFLFSAF, from the coding sequence ATGGAAATGATTTCTAGCATTACAAATCCTTTCTCCATCGAAAGGATTCATTCTTCCTACCTCAAATGCCGGAAAGGCAAAAAAAATTCCTATAACGCAATTCGTTTCCAAACGAATCTATTTTCCGAACTCCGAAACCTTTCGGAGTCTCTTCTAAAAAAAACTTACCAGCCTTCTCGTTCTATTTGTTTTTATTTTGAAAAACCAAAACTTCGTGAGGTAATCGCTGCCGATTTCAAAGATCGAGTTGTTCACCGGTTACTCGTGGATATCCTCGAACCAGAGTATGAGAAATCTTTTATCAAAGATTCTTACGCTTGTAGAAAAGAGAAGGGAACACAAGCGGCAGTGAAACGTTTGAAAGAATTTATATCATCTGGAACAAGAAAAGCGAAGGCTCCCTTGTATTATCTGCAACTCGATATCAAAGGATATTTTTTTGAAATCGACAAAGTCATTCTAATGAAAATTCTTTCCAAAAAAGTAAAGGACGAAAATATCCTCTATCTTGCAAAAACAATTATAGAGCATGACCCAACTGAAAAATTTGTTTATAAAGGAAAAATTCCACCAAGAGGAACATTGCCTCCACACAAAACTTTATTCCACCCAAATAAAAGAAAAGGACTTCCTATCGGAAATCTAACCAGTCAATTTTTTGCAAATCTCTATTTGAATGAATTAGATCAATTTGTAAAAAGAAATTTAGGCGTAAAATCCTATTTGCGCTATATGGATGATTTTATTTTACTTTCAGATTCTAAAGAAGAACTACTAGAGTTCAGAGAAAAGATTAAAAATTATTTGACGGATAATTTACAATTAACCCAAAAAGAATCTGACAAAGAACCAATCAGCATATACAAAGGAATCGACTTCTTGGGTTATTTCATAAAACCAAGATATACATTAATACGAAGACGCGTAGTGGCTAATATGAAAAAGGCTCTCAAAGAATCCCTTCCTCCCAAACCAAGAATTAAAAACGAAATCCAGCATATTAATTTCTTTCCTGACTTTGGAAGTTGGAAACGATTGCAAGCTAGAGTCAATTCTTATTTGGGTCATTTCAAATATGCGAATACAGCTAAATTAATTGAAAATATAAAAAAATGCATTCGACCTTTTTATCCTTTCTTACAAATTAAAAACGGTTCTCTCCAAATATTTCCCAAACGACCGGATAGATTTCGAACATTACATTCTCAGATTTATGCATTCCGTAGACTGACTCCCAGCACTGTTTTAATTGTGGAGACAGGAAGATTTTTCAATGTTTACAATCTCAGTCAATTCGATCTTAGTCTCCTACTAAACCAGAAATGGCTTCGACGAAAATACAATCGAGCAATGAATGAAAAGGACAGTCGTCGGCAAATCATAAAACACATTGGTGTTCATTATAAATATCTCAATAAATTGATTCGATTTTTACAGATTAATTTTTTTACTGGTATAATTTTGAAACAAATGCAAAAAATGAAGGAATCGATTTTATTACGATCTGTTGTGTATAGGTGGGGTTTTCTTTTTAGTGCGTTTTAG
- a CDS encoding cold-shock protein yields the protein MAQGTVKWFNKVKGYGFISIDGGEDIFVHYSEILTDGFKQLKDGERVEFEIVNGKKGPAAAQVKAI from the coding sequence GTGGCACAAGGTACAGTAAAATGGTTTAACAAAGTAAAGGGATATGGCTTCATATCCATTGATGGTGGAGAAGATATTTTTGTTCATTATTCAGAAATTCTGACTGATGGATTTAAACAGTTAAAAGATGGAGAGAGAGTTGAGTTCGAAATCGTAAACGGCAAAAAAGGTCCGGCAGCGGCACAGGTCAAAGCGATTTAA
- a CDS encoding adenylate/guanylate cyclase domain-containing protein produces the protein MKNKLNFYKGILCILLLSIFSHCSSKNKSNLVVAKNGILDLSHWDFEKDGVVLLNGEWEFYWEKHLEPKDFTIDSNVSEYIKVPHLWNNHEVNGKQIGADGFATFRLHVKLPKSKSVKSFRLSIQNTAYNFWVNDHLLTTTGKFGTTRDSMIPKYLPKTLEYFTEDENLSIVLNVSNFHNRFGGIRTPIELGLSADIKSARERSIALDLFIFGSLFIIGLYYIAIYLLRKKDPSAIYFALYSLMYSLKSLLENERFLIHLFPDFSWEWDLKISYLITFTAPALFGTFLQSIFRKEFRRLILRVIQVISLILILVVLVTEARFYSVLAMPHQIYLIFVGLYTFCVFFKAIKKRRAGAKILLVGFVVYFILAAINDSLYSSGIIQTFYMSAYALFLFVLSQGLVLAIRFSNAFLAVEKLTSDLSTTNKAYSRFIPREFLKFLKKKNIKDVELGDQIQQQMTIFFCDIRSFTELSETMTPVENFNFINSYLKRINPIIRKNGGFIDKFIGDAVMAIFPKSPEDAVNAAIEMQKEIKKYNAHRYNNGYRPIQIGIGINTGLLMMGTVGDCNRMDTTVIGDTVNLASRLESLTKQYFVPVIISEFSVAAMKAVDSFCLREIDSVRVRGKSMPINIYECFAMDSAERITQKEKSTPFLLTGLIQFQLENHQIALENFTKAQEICQDDPVLSLHIGRCKEILSLDKSN, from the coding sequence ATGAAAAATAAATTGAATTTTTACAAGGGAATATTATGTATTCTACTTCTTTCCATCTTCTCGCATTGTTCCTCAAAAAATAAATCAAATCTAGTCGTCGCGAAGAATGGGATTTTAGATTTATCCCACTGGGATTTTGAAAAAGATGGAGTAGTTTTATTAAATGGCGAATGGGAATTCTATTGGGAAAAACACTTGGAACCCAAGGATTTTACTATTGATAGTAATGTAAGTGAATATATAAAAGTTCCACACCTATGGAATAATCATGAGGTAAATGGCAAACAAATTGGAGCAGACGGATTTGCCACATTTCGATTACATGTCAAACTTCCGAAATCTAAATCAGTAAAATCCTTTCGCCTATCGATTCAAAATACTGCATATAATTTCTGGGTAAACGATCACTTGCTTACGACGACAGGTAAATTTGGAACCACTCGAGATTCTATGATTCCAAAATATCTTCCTAAGACATTGGAATATTTTACAGAAGATGAGAATCTTAGTATTGTCCTGAATGTTTCGAATTTTCACAATCGATTCGGAGGAATTCGAACTCCTATTGAGTTAGGTTTGTCGGCTGATATTAAATCAGCACGCGAAAGGAGTATAGCTTTAGATTTATTTATTTTTGGAAGTCTATTTATCATTGGTCTTTATTATATTGCAATTTATTTACTCAGAAAAAAAGATCCTTCCGCTATTTACTTTGCATTATATTCTCTTATGTATTCACTTAAGTCATTGCTCGAAAATGAAAGATTTTTAATTCACCTATTTCCTGATTTTTCATGGGAATGGGATCTTAAAATTTCCTACTTAATTACGTTTACTGCGCCTGCCTTGTTTGGAACTTTTTTACAAAGTATCTTTAGAAAAGAATTTCGTAGATTAATTCTTCGAGTTATTCAGGTAATTAGTCTTATTCTCATATTGGTAGTGCTCGTTACGGAAGCTCGATTTTATTCTGTTTTAGCAATGCCACATCAGATTTATTTGATTTTTGTTGGACTTTATACATTTTGTGTATTTTTTAAAGCCATAAAAAAAAGGCGGGCTGGCGCGAAGATTCTATTGGTTGGTTTTGTTGTTTATTTTATATTAGCCGCTATTAATGACTCGCTTTATTCTTCTGGGATCATTCAGACTTTTTATATGTCTGCGTATGCCTTATTTCTTTTTGTGTTGTCACAAGGTTTAGTTTTAGCAATTCGTTTCTCCAATGCGTTTCTTGCAGTTGAAAAATTAACATCCGACTTATCTACAACCAACAAGGCTTACAGTAGATTTATTCCAAGAGAGTTTTTGAAATTTTTAAAAAAGAAAAATATAAAAGATGTAGAACTCGGAGATCAAATCCAGCAACAAATGACAATATTTTTCTGTGATATTCGGTCGTTTACAGAATTATCTGAAACTATGACTCCAGTAGAAAATTTCAACTTCATCAATTCTTATTTAAAGAGGATTAACCCGATTATCCGTAAAAATGGTGGCTTTATAGATAAATTCATTGGCGATGCCGTAATGGCGATTTTTCCAAAATCTCCAGAAGATGCAGTAAATGCTGCGATTGAAATGCAAAAAGAAATAAAAAAATATAATGCACATCGATATAATAACGGTTATCGTCCTATTCAAATTGGTATTGGGATTAATACTGGTTTGCTCATGATGGGAACGGTAGGCGATTGTAATAGGATGGATACTACTGTTATTGGGGATACTGTCAATCTTGCTTCTCGTCTCGAATCATTGACTAAACAATATTTTGTGCCCGTAATTATTTCTGAGTTTTCTGTTGCCGCTATGAAAGCAGTGGATTCTTTTTGTCTCAGAGAAATTGATTCTGTTCGTGTGCGTGGAAAATCTATGCCAATCAATATTTACGAGTGTTTTGCGATGGACTCCGCTGAGCGAATTACGCAGAAAGAAAAGTCTACTCCATTTCTATTGACTGGTTTAATTCAATTCCAACTCGAAAATCATCAAATTGCGTTAGAAAATTTTACGAAAGCTCAAGAAATTTGCCAAGATGATCCTGTTTTGTCTTTGCATATTGGTCGATGTAAGGAGATACTTTCTTTGGATAAGAGCAATTAG
- a CDS encoding M61 family metallopeptidase: protein MAPKKKSPNKTAKHVLQYKIIISEPYLNYFHLELTIKLNKDRVIFHLPTWSPGSYLIRDYSGHVHNFSAQSLTNKPIPWEQTGLSTWEIISDGKPFKIKYKVYAFESSVRTNFLDTEYGFVNPPSLFLYPEGYLENKIEISYETNSHFKYVYSSLERRDNLFFAANFDELYDSPIQFSNRESYSFESGNCQHEVLLEGEVPKQIKTNLLVDLKKITDYESSLFGVNPNKYYLFIINLTENGYGGLEHAASSVNAFDPAKLHEKSDYLKLLGLLAHEYFHLWNVKRIRPIEFLPYNYLQPNLTKELWIAEGITSFYDNYILLQCNFFSTEAYLNEILFDITRLQDSVGEENMSLEESSFTAWTKFYKQQANSHNTGISYYIKGAILVLCMNIYLLKNTDCRYSFMDILKAVYNKYYIKKNRGFTKQEFFSTAEEVTGINLLDKFEKYISDLVRIPVFDFLEEIGIKKEEKNSNISFGFDTKEKDGKYIISKLYQHRNAGKIDINLQDELIAINGQRVNREIIDSIKSNLESGDEVTLLLARKNRIITRVLKCELSKTYRLVVDNVPSEKILKLRKAFLGNN from the coding sequence TTGGCTCCTAAAAAAAAATCACCCAACAAAACAGCAAAACACGTTCTTCAATATAAAATTATAATTTCTGAGCCATACTTAAATTATTTTCATTTAGAATTAACTATTAAATTAAATAAAGATAGGGTTATATTTCATTTACCCACTTGGTCGCCTGGATCTTATTTAATCAGGGACTATTCAGGTCATGTACACAACTTCTCAGCGCAGAGCCTAACAAATAAACCAATCCCTTGGGAACAAACAGGATTATCCACATGGGAAATTATTTCCGATGGGAAACCATTTAAAATTAAATATAAAGTATACGCATTCGAATCTTCGGTACGAACAAATTTTTTAGATACTGAATACGGTTTCGTAAATCCCCCTTCTCTATTTCTTTATCCAGAAGGTTATTTAGAAAATAAAATTGAAATTTCTTACGAAACCAATTCTCATTTTAAATATGTATATTCCTCTTTAGAGAGAAGGGATAATTTATTTTTTGCGGCTAATTTTGATGAGCTGTATGACTCCCCTATCCAATTTTCAAATCGAGAATCTTATAGTTTTGAAAGTGGGAATTGCCAACACGAAGTTTTGTTAGAAGGAGAAGTCCCTAAACAAATAAAAACAAACCTACTAGTCGACCTAAAAAAAATAACAGACTATGAATCAAGTTTATTTGGTGTTAATCCTAATAAGTATTATTTATTTATTATAAATTTGACTGAAAATGGTTACGGCGGTTTGGAACATGCTGCATCTAGTGTAAATGCATTCGACCCAGCAAAGTTACACGAAAAATCCGATTATTTAAAATTACTTGGACTTTTAGCACATGAATACTTTCACCTCTGGAACGTAAAAAGAATTAGACCAATCGAATTTCTTCCTTATAATTATTTGCAACCAAATCTAACAAAGGAACTTTGGATCGCTGAAGGGATTACAAGTTTTTACGATAATTATATTTTACTTCAGTGTAATTTTTTTTCCACTGAAGCATATCTGAATGAGATATTATTCGACATTACTCGATTACAGGACTCAGTCGGCGAGGAGAATATGAGTTTAGAGGAATCTTCTTTTACCGCATGGACAAAATTTTACAAACAACAAGCAAACTCACACAATACTGGAATTTCCTATTATATAAAGGGAGCGATATTAGTTTTATGTATGAATATATATTTATTAAAAAATACAGATTGCAGATATTCTTTCATGGATATTCTAAAGGCAGTTTACAATAAATATTATATTAAAAAAAATCGAGGTTTTACAAAACAAGAATTTTTTAGCACAGCTGAGGAAGTAACAGGAATTAACCTTTTAGACAAATTCGAAAAATATATCTCTGATCTAGTTAGAATTCCTGTGTTTGATTTTCTCGAAGAAATTGGAATAAAAAAAGAAGAAAAAAATTCTAACATAAGTTTTGGATTTGATACAAAAGAAAAAGATGGAAAATATATAATCTCAAAATTATACCAACATAGGAATGCAGGGAAAATTGATATTAACCTGCAAGATGAATTAATCGCAATTAATGGACAAAGAGTAAATCGAGAAATTATAGACTCTATTAAATCAAATTTGGAATCAGGCGACGAAGTTACCCTACTCCTTGCTAGAAAAAATAGAATCATCACAAGAGTATTAAAATGTGAGCTTTCAAAAACATATAGACTTGTAGTAGACAATGTGCCTTCAGAAAAAATCCTCAAACTTAGAAAAGCCTTTCTGGGTAACAATTAG
- a CDS encoding magnesium transporter CorA family protein yields MFLSNWILTTKEKKEIKDTSVPLAIPRTKTWIHLTPKNEEELTRLLEKFEIHSLTIEDIMNFHSRVKLEEFPNYTFVVFRGLHLESNHITAKNFNFIVTKNSLITIVLDHRNTIRDLIVDWNKNKILLGKGIEFIIHKIIDVETDHIIPIVYRIEDQAEDLESQVFGSNKELDISSIFMMRGNLQQIKKVINLHIEILKEMETRKTDFISVESDAFFRDVRDHSIRILEIADSVKEMIASALEVHLTISTRKSNNIMKILTIMTAIMLPMSLIAGLYGMNFKYIPLLDSSIGFYITIGIMSGIGILMALYFKIKHWF; encoded by the coding sequence ATGTTTTTAAGCAATTGGATATTAACCACAAAAGAAAAAAAAGAGATTAAAGATACAAGTGTCCCTCTTGCGATTCCTCGAACAAAAACATGGATTCACCTAACGCCCAAAAATGAAGAAGAACTCACAAGACTCCTCGAAAAATTTGAAATTCACTCTCTTACGATAGAGGATATTATGAACTTTCATAGCAGAGTCAAATTAGAAGAATTCCCAAATTATACATTTGTTGTTTTCAGAGGACTTCACCTAGAAAGTAATCATATCACTGCTAAAAATTTCAACTTCATTGTGACCAAAAATAGTTTAATTACAATTGTCCTTGATCATAGAAATACGATTCGTGATTTAATTGTAGATTGGAATAAAAATAAAATACTTTTAGGAAAAGGAATCGAATTTATAATTCATAAAATCATAGACGTTGAGACCGACCATATCATTCCAATTGTCTATAGAATAGAAGACCAAGCAGAAGACCTAGAGTCACAAGTATTTGGAAGCAATAAAGAACTAGATATTAGTTCTATTTTTATGATGCGAGGCAATCTTCAGCAAATCAAAAAAGTAATCAATCTACATATAGAAATTTTGAAAGAAATGGAAACTCGTAAAACAGATTTTATATCTGTAGAATCTGACGCATTTTTTAGAGATGTGCGCGATCATTCCATTCGCATTTTGGAAATTGCTGATTCAGTAAAAGAAATGATTGCCTCTGCCCTCGAAGTCCACTTAACAATCTCTACACGCAAGTCCAATAATATTATGAAAATTCTCACAATCATGACCGCCATCATGCTTCCTATGTCGCTTATCGCTGGATTGTATGGAATGAACTTTAAATATATTCCGCTTTTAGATTCGTCAATAGGATTTTATATTACAATTGGAATTATGAGTGGAATTGGAATATTAATGGCTCTCTACTTCAAAATAAAACACTGGTTTTAA
- a CDS encoding immunity 53 family protein: MQTITKSPEETKDSILNNTEWLSSWYQKECNGDWEHTYGISIQTLDNPGWSVQIDLHDTSLENLEILPDAKQISDSDWYVIKIKDKKFIAVGDSTKLDFLIGKFRELVVQS; encoded by the coding sequence ATGCAAACGATAACGAAATCCCCAGAAGAAACAAAAGACTCGATTCTGAATAATACAGAGTGGCTTTCTAGTTGGTACCAAAAGGAATGCAACGGGGACTGGGAGCATACTTATGGAATTTCTATTCAAACTCTCGACAATCCAGGTTGGAGTGTTCAAATTGATTTACATGATACTAGTTTAGAGAATTTAGAAATCCTTCCAGATGCAAAACAAATTTCCGATTCAGATTGGTATGTAATTAAAATCAAAGACAAAAAATTTATAGCCGTCGGCGATTCTACTAAGCTAGATTTTCTAATTGGAAAATTCCGCGAACTTGTAGTGCAATCTTAG
- a CDS encoding SDR family oxidoreductase, translating to MNSIIVTGGSGGIGRAIVTSLLKTYKVYNLDKQPPSKVLDEEVFLRADLTSADNINSALFSVKKETLSGLVHCAGFGGPFVDITKVSEDLWDKIFAINIKAAYLLSKEILPEFKKRLYGRIIVIASSQSVVGAKNSVAYSSSKHALIGFIKSLADEWGEYGITANAISPGYVETAMGIQDDKVANHRNLILEKTPSKRTASPEEIARVVDFLISKESGYINGANFVVDGGITAI from the coding sequence ATGAATTCAATCATAGTAACAGGTGGATCGGGTGGAATAGGGCGTGCAATTGTAACAAGTCTTTTGAAAACCTACAAAGTTTATAATCTGGATAAACAGCCTCCTTCCAAAGTTTTGGACGAAGAAGTTTTTTTACGTGCAGACTTAACCTCTGCGGATAATATTAATTCTGCTCTTTTCTCAGTAAAAAAGGAAACCCTTTCTGGACTTGTACATTGTGCTGGATTTGGTGGGCCTTTTGTGGATATTACAAAAGTTTCGGAAGATCTTTGGGACAAAATTTTTGCGATAAATATTAAAGCCGCATATTTGCTTTCTAAGGAAATTTTACCAGAATTCAAAAAAAGATTGTACGGCAGAATCATCGTAATCGCTTCTTCCCAAAGTGTAGTAGGGGCAAAAAATTCCGTCGCGTATTCATCTTCTAAACATGCACTCATTGGATTTATTAAATCACTTGCGGATGAATGGGGAGAATATGGAATTACCGCAAATGCAATTAGTCCCGGGTATGTAGAAACTGCTATGGGAATTCAGGATGATAAAGTTGCTAATCATCGAAATCTTATCTTGGAAAAAACTCCTTCCAAAAGAACTGCTTCTCCTGAAGAAATTGCAAGAGTTGTCGATTTTTTAATTTCTAAAGAATCTGGTTATATCAACGGTGCTAATTTTGTAGTAGACGGTGGAATTACTGCCATTTAA
- a CDS encoding flagellar basal body-associated FliL family protein, with protein MALFLKIIGLLFGIILIIILFFFYTSIQTAKKVATSIEETHKKDKKQSALERFNFPTKFNIVTADDDKTHYIKFNLSFGIEKNQSALKDELTARRPQFENIINLIVSKKKINELKTTVSQMELEEEIKAHANHILKSEKVIEVYISEFSAK; from the coding sequence ATGGCATTGTTTCTAAAAATTATTGGGTTATTATTCGGAATAATTCTTATCATCATCCTTTTCTTTTTTTATACTTCTATACAAACTGCCAAAAAAGTAGCCACCAGTATAGAAGAGACACACAAAAAAGATAAGAAACAATCTGCTCTTGAGCGTTTCAATTTTCCGACAAAATTTAATATTGTTACTGCAGATGATGATAAAACTCATTACATCAAATTCAATCTTTCCTTTGGCATTGAAAAAAATCAATCAGCATTGAAGGATGAATTGACGGCAAGACGTCCTCAATTTGAGAATATTATTAATTTAATTGTTTCTAAAAAGAAAATAAACGAGTTGAAAACAACTGTAAGTCAAATGGAATTAGAAGAAGAAATTAAAGCTCATGCAAATCATATTCTTAAAAGTGAAAAAGTAATAGAAGTATATATTAGTGAGTTTAGTGCTAAATAA
- a CDS encoding VOC family protein, with amino-acid sequence MIHHIAIATPNLETMGEFYQNLYGLSWLENKLNENGQLRSIWLETADKSLLMLEKFPYSKAPEALVFRMDPSYNFEKLNIPITRKTDYTIYFLDPDKNLIGYSSYPKKLNTI; translated from the coding sequence ATGATTCATCACATAGCAATTGCGACACCTAACTTAGAAACGATGGGAGAGTTTTATCAAAACCTATATGGTCTTAGTTGGTTAGAAAATAAACTCAATGAAAATGGACAACTTCGTTCTATTTGGTTGGAAACTGCAGACAAATCACTGTTAATGTTAGAAAAATTTCCCTATTCGAAAGCACCCGAAGCACTTGTATTTAGAATGGATCCGTCTTATAATTTTGAAAAACTAAATATACCAATTACGAGAAAAACGGATTATACTATTTACTTTTTAGATCCAGATAAGAACTTGATAGGTTATAGCTCGTATCCAAAAAAGTTGAACACCATTTAA
- a CDS encoding helix-turn-helix transcriptional regulator — MNSKNLPVLNRILAGLGENIRLARLRRRFSASLVSERAGISRPTLRAIERGDSGVSIGAYANVLFSLGMEKDLALIAANDSLGRKLQDTKLLVKKRAPKKKKETSLAE; from the coding sequence ATGAATTCAAAAAACCTACCTGTCCTAAATCGAATTCTCGCGGGTCTTGGAGAAAATATCCGTCTTGCTAGGCTCAGGCGGAGGTTTTCTGCGAGTTTGGTTTCTGAGAGGGCAGGAATTTCTCGTCCGACTCTTCGTGCAATTGAGCGTGGGGATTCGGGGGTTTCGATTGGTGCGTATGCAAATGTTTTATTCAGTTTAGGTATGGAAAAAGACCTCGCACTCATTGCGGCTAACGATAGTCTGGGAAGAAAATTACAGGATACAAAATTACTCGTAAAGAAAAGAGCACCCAAAAAGAAAAAGGAGACTTCTCTTGCAGAATAG